The Arachis ipaensis cultivar K30076 chromosome B07, Araip1.1, whole genome shotgun sequence genomic interval TTTGCGGTGCTATTTTTGGAAATTTGAATTCCAAAGTTGCTTATGTGACCATCCAAAAGGCTAGTTGTTATTTTGTGCTTGGTGTATACGGATGCAGGTTCTTACAAATGGCATTGAAGTGAAGCTACAGCGGAATGCTCTTAGTGTGATTGAAGCACCCACTGGCAATGAGGAAGATAATGACCTTGAATTTGAAAACTTATCCTGGAATGGATCAGATATGGGTAAGTTTCCATTCGCAGCTACTGCATGCTGCAGCCTGCATGTACTAGGATTGTGTTTTCAATTATGAGGCTAACTTAATAAAAACTCTCAAATAAGTATATATCCTTATATAGTGTGtttggaaaaaatatttttggattcgATTTGCAATGAAATGAATTGAAATTGGAAATGAATTGAATTGGAAATGAATTATTGTGTTTGAAATTAATGATGTAGAATaagaatttatttaatttaaaaaataatataatgatATAATTTTATATTGTTAACTTTTATTTGTCACGGAAGTTTTCAAATACCACCACAGTTACTAGCACGGTTGGCCCGATCCTCCCTGTCGGCTGACTTGGGCGGCAGGTGTGGTCGGTTTGGTCTGCCTAGCACCTGCCCAGGCAGCCAGAGTGATATTAATACTTAAATTGTAaaaatattgtttaatattttaagaCATTAAATTATTTCAATTCCAACTAAATCCTTTAAAAAAACAATCCCGCTACGTTACTAATAGTATTTctaccaacttctgccaactcttgaTTATGACTGtatttaatggaagtgtctttgtggatgtgtctaacaaaaatgtcttttttatagctgtgtttaataaaagtatctttatagatatattttctagaTGTGTCTCCTTATACacgtgtttaaaatataataattaattattgttgacaaTAAATTGACAGATAATATATTGGTGCCCTatatttttccttaaaaaaattaAGGAATTTGAGTTTAGTTATCTATTCTAaacaaaagatttgatttcaaatcaATTCCAATTTCGTAAGATTCTTCTCCTATAAATGTAATGTAATATGCTTGTGTAATTCCTACTTACACGCATACAACCAGCAATAGACATATTGGAAGGCTTTgatattttatttgttaattacattaattcttGTTTCGGCTTCCTTGTCGTGGGCTTAGAAAGTGATGGAGTTTGGTAACATTTGATCCATTGTggcttttctttttgcttttagTTATTTCTAAATTTCTAGTGTCTTTAATTTTTTGACCCCACCGCAATTTCTCATCTTTATTTGTGCATTCTTTGATTTATCAGCATCCGACGACAGACGTAAGTCCCATAAATCGAGGCACAGAATGCATAGATCATTGGGATCATCACATAAGACTATGAGTAGGTCCTTCTCTGGTGATTCACTGTCTAAGGGTTCTTCTGCTTCTACGCCGAATGGGTCCACGGTACTTTACTGTTTCTTATTCATAATTTATATCCCACCCACTTTGCACGGTAAAATTTCATTATtcgttaatatttttattaacatTATCTatctcttattttattatttatttctctTTAGAAGGTTTATTTAAGTAAGCTGGAGATGGCTGCATTGTGGAGATATTGGCGACATTTTAATCTGGTAAATTCATAACTCTACATGTTTTGGTTACAATTTCCCGGCAAAAGATGCGGTTGGAAGTGTGTCTCGTGTTTACTTACTCCTAAAATGGATTAGGTGGATGCCGTCCCAAACCCATCAAAAGAGCAGCTGGTAGACGTTGTTCAGAGGCATTTCATGTCACAGGTACCTAAAATATTTCGTGATTGAATCATTTTTCTCTTGCTAATCATCAGTGAAATGTTGTTTCATTGGTAATTATTGGAATATGACTCTGTTCCAAAGATGGTGTTTTTTTGTAGTGAACTCTGCATGGACCTAAATCGCCTGGAGTTTCTCTTAACTGGATGAATCTCAACCATAAGAAATATACAAATTTGTTGTGAagttaaatagtaaaatataaaaatatgtaaGACAAATAAGCTGTGGTTAAATATATAACTAACGGGCTTGAGGTTATTTTTCTCTTAACTGGACCGTTGCATTCAAATGTGAATGCACCGTATATGATTAATCTTCCAGAAGTTTGATGTAGTACTTGAACGAGTATTTGGCAATTACTGGGGTCCTAACGTTGTGGTTTTTTCTTCTGAAGCAAATGGACGAGTTGCAGGTCATTGTGGGATTTGTTCAAGCTGCAAAGAGGCTCAAGACTGTGTGCGATTGACACATGGTGACATGGAACCAAATGGAGTGAGAAGTTATGATATTTTTGTAAGTTATAGTCTATGCTAACAGAGATAATGTGTGTAATATCCACTTCCATTCGTACTATGTAATATATTATCGGTGATTTTATCCTTGATATAGTAGTAGGTTAGTACTGGGGTTATAGAGGTTCTTACTTTGTCGTAGCAGCCAAGTTATGTAGATATATATTATATGAGAAATGTTAGGggcatcaaaatttattatttttgatcaTCACTTAGCCATCAACTCAATTCATTTAGTTTAGTAATTCAACAACATATTTTATTCGATACTTTTCAATATTAATGGCTAACTGATGGCTAAAAACAACAAATTCTGATGGTCTTTTAGTATTTCTCATATTATATATGTGACCTTGCAACTGGATCTATCCTTAGGGAAGTCTCCACAACTTTGTTTCCTTAAGCTTGATTCAATGTTCTTCTCAACTGGGAAGTGGGTTTTCTGAGACCataatgtatatatattttagttctCGTAACTTATGTTCTTCTTAACCAAATTGATTCTGTTATGATCATACATACTGGTCTCGCTGACCAGTGCCAGTGCTAATCCTTTGCTTATCTGTTTTTTGAGGACTAATTCATGATGATTTTAAATTGTTATTTTCTGTAATGACTTCGTTAAAATGTTTGCTAAGGTTGCTATTAGTTATTGTTTTTGAGATTGGTTGTAGAATCAGGGATTagaaattttttcttttcttttttggtaATTTTCTAGAAGTGTTGCCAAAATATTTGCTTTTGTCGATTTGACTCggtatttctgtttttctttttcaatattaGGCATTATGCATCAGTGGCAGATTAGTTAAGTTAAATTAGTCGGTTAATCATAGTTTTTATCGCGGATGGCGGCTCATGACGGTGAGCCAAAAATCCGCCATAAAGTTATAGCAGATGGCGTTGCGAAAAATGGCGTAAATGGCGAATTACCTAAAAAATACACATATGTacaaaaaaatgtagaaaaattgcaaatataataaactataaaatatatCTATATAAGCAACTTTGTAGTCATAAAACATCCAATTAATATAGCAAATAAAGTAGCAAATTTAGCAAATAAACATAACATCAAGTTCAAATTATAATTCAAAAGTCATAAGCAAGTCATAAAATAGAAGACATAAAATATAAAAACTATAAACCATCTACATTCTAAATCTCATCAAATTCATCCAAATTAACACGATTATTATCGTGTCCCTTTGCCCCCTCATCATCCTCTAATTCGGTAtcattgaattgaatctcttcttgttcttcttcattttcagaatcctcttcatctttaaattctggttcttcttcctcttccacaATTACTgcgtttctttttcctttttttgaaGCCTTAGACCCACTTGGTCTACCCTTTGCACCACCTCTTGTAGTTgcaggttcttttctttttctattttattgtCTTCTAGTATTTGTCGTAGGCTCATGTCCTCCCATTGCTTCAAACACAAGGTTCTAACTCAAAGTGTTGTCATCTTGATGAACCAAATCAGCATCATCATCCACATTATCATCATCTCAAAAGGTGGCAGTCCCAATTTCTCCCACTAACCACTCATTACACTCATCAATGTCATTGAGTGCAATAGTGTCAACTTCATCTTTAAGGTTGTACCTCTCGATGAGTTGTTGGTTATACTTTATGAAGACCAAACTCTCCATCCTTTCatgatcaagcctatttctttTCTTAGTATGAATATGCTCAAATATACTCTAATTGCGCTCACATCCCGAAGCACTACAAGTCAAGTTCAAGATCTTATTGATAGCAAGGTCTCGCATGTCTGGAGCTTCATGCTCATATGTCCGCCACCAAAAtgctataaaattaaaataaatttgtcTAAGCTTTTAATCGAACTAAATTTATAAAGTTTTGTAAAATTTATAACAATCTTACCGGGTGAAATCTTTTTCCTTTGAGATTTTGCAAAATCTGATCCAAAAAGTCCATAGCCGACCTTGTATAGTGCTTGCTCCTCCAATATCTTCTGTTGCACTTGACTTGGCACCAATCTAGTGATGCACTCAAACCACCCCTTTGTAACTTCTAAATCCAGCTCAATCCGAGGGGTTATCATAAAACAACTCGGGATTTAGAAAATGGCCAGCTGCATGCAACGGAGTACTTGCTCTCATCATTAAGAAATATTTTCATGATGCATTCCTTTGCCTTCAATATTGTTTCATAAATATATACCATTGGTGGCTTTTTCTCCCTATCAACAAGTCTAAGCACCCGAGTAAGAGGGCCCATGATCTTAAGGATGTACTTGACATGATTCCAAAAGGAGGGCATGATAACAATCTTTGTTGTCTCCCTCCCCTTTGTCTCCTTTGACAACTTATTCTTTGCCCATTC includes:
- the LOC107610155 gene encoding uncharacterized protein LOC107610155 isoform X1, coding for MLEAMEGSMNGGVPQLQSYGDSSEEELSVLPRHTKVVVTGNNRTKSVLVGLQGVVKKAVGLGGWHWLVLTNGIEVKLQRNALSVIEAPTGNEEDNDLEFENLSWNGSDMASDDRRKSHKSRHRMHRSLGSSHKTMSRSFSGDSLSKGSSASTPNGSTKVYLSKLEMAALWRYWRHFNLVDAVPNPSKEQLVDVVQRHFMSQQMDELQVIVGFVQAAKRLKTVCD
- the LOC107610155 gene encoding uncharacterized protein LOC107610155 isoform X3, translated to MLEAMEGSMNGGVPQLQSYGDSSEEELSVLPRHTKVVVTGNNRTKSVLVGLQGVVKKAVGLGGWHWLVLTNGIEVKLQRNALSVIEAPTGNEEDNDLEFENLSWNGSDMASDDRRKSHKSRHRMHRSLGSSHKTMSRSFSGDSLSKGSSASTPNGSTKVYLSKLEMAALWRYWRHFNLVDAVPNPSKEQLVDVVQRHFMSQMVFFCSELCMDLNRLEFLLTG
- the LOC107610155 gene encoding uncharacterized protein LOC107610155 isoform X2, whose amino-acid sequence is MLEAMEGSMNGGVPQLQSYGDSSEEELSVLPRHTKVVVTGNNRTKSVLVGLQGVVKKAVGLGGWHWLVLTNGIEVKLQRNALSVIEAPTGNEEDNDLEFENLSWNGSDMASDDRRKSHKSRHRMHRSLGSSHKTMSRSFSGDSLSKGSSASTPNGSTVYLSKLEMAALWRYWRHFNLVDAVPNPSKEQLVDVVQRHFMSQQMDELQVIVGFVQAAKRLKTVCD